A window of Aeromicrobium sp. Sec7.5 genomic DNA:
TCGACGCACCGGCTCGCCGCACCGACGCCTCCGGCGAGCGCCAGCTTCGGGTCCTGCCCATCGATCCACGCGGCGAGGAACCCGGCGGTGAAGGCGTCGCCGGCTCCGGTCGTGTCGAGCACGGAGACCCGCGGCGCGACGACCTGCTCACGGACCTCGCCACCGACGTAGGTGGCTCCGGTGGCGCCCATCGTGACGACCACGTGGGGGTAGGCCTCGGCGAGCACGTCGTGGTTGATGAACGGCCCGGTCGACCCCGTGAGCAGGCGCGCCTCCTCGGCGTTGGGCAGCACGAGGTCAGCCCCCGCGGTCCAGCGGAGGAACTCCTCGTGACCCACCTCGCGCAGGAACGCGACCGAGCCCGGGTCGATGCTCGCCGGCACGTCCCGCCGACGCGCCTCGGCGAGCAGGTCGCGCGCGACGCCGAGCGTGGCGGGGTCGAAGAACGTGTACCCACTCAGGTGCAGCCAGGTGACGTCGTCCCACACCGACTCCGGCACGTCGTCGGTCGTGAGGGTGCCGTTGGCCGCGCGGTCGACGTACATCGTGCGGTCGGCGTCGTCGTCGAGCGTCAGGACGATCGTGGCGGTGGGCACGACGGGATCGGCGGCGATGTGTGCGTCGACACCGAAGTCGGCCAGGGCCATCGAGTGCCGCACCGCCCCGTCGGCACCGGCCTTGCCGACGAAGCGCACGTCGGCACCCAGGAACCCGAGCCAGGCCGCGGTGTTGGCGGCCGAGCCGCCCGGCGTCATCCGGATCTGCGAGCGGGTGTCGGTGCGCGGCGTGACCGGCTCGAGCGGGAGCACGCTGATGTCGTCGACGACGTCACCGACGACGAGGATGGTCACGGGCGTTCGATCATGACGGGGCGATCAGGCGCCCGGGCCGGCGGACAGCTCGACCCAGGCCTTCGCGATGCGCGTGGCGACCTCGATGTTGTTGCGCGCGATGTCGAGGTTGACCCGCAGGCTCTCGCCGCCGGTGATCTCGACGATGCGCTGCAGCAGGAACGGCGTGACGTCCTTGCCGCTGAGGCCCTCCTGCTCGGCCTCGCCGAGCGCCTGCGCGAGCGCGGCGTCGTGCACGGAGGGGTCGAGCTGCTTCTCGAGCGGGAGCGGGTTGGCCACGACGATGCCGGCGGGCTGGCCGAGGGCGTCGCGGCTCGACATCACGGCGGCGACGGCGAACGCGTCCTCGACCCGCCAGTCGAGCCGGTGGCCCGAGCTCGTGAGCCAGAAGCTGGGGAACT
This region includes:
- a CDS encoding carbohydrate kinase family protein translates to MTILVVGDVVDDISVLPLEPVTPRTDTRSQIRMTPGGSAANTAAWLGFLGADVRFVGKAGADGAVRHSMALADFGVDAHIAADPVVPTATIVLTLDDDADRTMYVDRAANGTLTTDDVPESVWDDVTWLHLSGYTFFDPATLGVARDLLAEARRRDVPASIDPGSVAFLREVGHEEFLRWTAGADLVLPNAEEARLLTGSTGPFINHDVLAEAYPHVVVTMGATGATYVGGEVREQVVAPRVSVLDTTGAGDAFTAGFLAAWIDGQDPKLALAGGVGAASRCVEMRGARP